GGATGTCCTATATGACATGATCGACGCAGTCATAGacaatttgtttttcaaaaattgaatttttaaataattattttattttattttttccttcttttctttctttctccaccCTTAGGTGGAGATGGCCGACCTTGCTAGCCTCAAGCAAGGTTGGTGCTGGTAAGATCTTGGCGAGGTTGAGCATGCACAAGACTGGCAAGCTCAAACCTCGCCGGCCTTGGATAAGGGTCAAGCTAGCTAGATCCTCCACAAGGTCGAGCTGGCCTAAGGCCAATAAGGCTTGCTCACCCGAAGTCGACAAGATTGAGCCTCATCCAATCTTgacaaggctcgagctcaccaTATATTGGTGAGGTTGAGCTCGCCTAAGGCCAATGAGGATTGACCTCGTTGGCCCTCTCTTGTGGCCGATCATCAAGCTCGGCCCTATCCTGTGGCTAATCGCTCTTCatcttaaaatgtttaagattaaattagtataactaaaaggtttaggacctCATTAGCATAAATGTGAtaggtttgtgatttttttgataatttccctATCCATGATTggcttaaaaaagaaattctcatccTCACAGCCTAATTACAAACATATCTatttgaagagaaaaacaaTTTTAACCTTCAAGatgttgtttttttaaaaatcatacgattcctacattttttttttttttggtatataaTCATTCAGGATTCCtacattttgatttttgctaaaataagaaaattttagaacacattttatatatgaatatattatATAGGGGATATTCCTTCCAGCTCTTTCACTGACTTTTCCAGCTCTCACCCCTCCTCACTAAACCCATCCGTCCAAAACTtccccaaaaatatttgaaaacaattttcattCCACTTCCTTCCCCAATAGAGGAATTAGGAACCCCGAGCAGCATCGTGCGCATCGAACTCGCGGGCCTCCAATGTTGGTATCGAGCAGGCGGGCTGCCGTCGGCTGCTCCTGTTCCTGCAGCAGCGTCTCCAGGAACTCGCCCTGCGTCCCACAGGAAAGCCCCCCACCTCGCTCGAATGACTCCACCTCTCCTCCATTGGCACCACAGCCGGCCACTGTGGTGCCTCCCCCGGGTTACGCCCCCTTGTCGAACTCCCCCACCTCTCCACCTCTCCCTTCACCTACGCCCCTGCCAGCGTTTCCGAATGGAGGGTTGCCGCCGTGGAAGCTGGCGCTGATAGCGGGGACAGGGATTGGCGGGCTGATTGTGCTGATTGGCGTATGcacttttgtgatttttcatcggaggaagaggaggaggcttGAGTTGGGGAGTTACCCTCCACATGGGCCTAAAGGTGAGATTTTTATGCTCGAATGCGAGCTTTTGAAGTTCGTAATTTCTTCGTAATTTTATTGTGCGAAGTTCCGAAGGTCGGACTACTCCTGGACCATTCTCAACAACGAATAGGGTTCGGtaaaaccttctttggtaccatTTCAGGCAGGGCATTAGGTCTTTCACAGAGGACATTCACATACGAAGAACTAAAAATAGCAACAGATGGTTTTTCCAATCTCAACCTACTTGGTGAAGGTGGTTTTGGCTATGTTCATAAAGGAGTGCTTTCGAGTGGGAAAGTAGTTGCAATCAAGCAATTAAAAACCGGAAGCAGACAAGGGGAGAGGGAATTTCAAGCAGAAGTCGAGATTATCAGCCGCATCCATCATAGACATCTTGTTTCGCTTGTTGGTTATTGCATTTCTGGTGCTCATAGGATTCTGGTATATGAGTTTGTTCCAAATAGTACGTTGGAATTTCATTTGCACGGTGAGTATGACTTTACAGAAATACATGCACGTCCTTCATTCGATGCTTCCCCCTCTCCACCCCCTCCAAGTCCAAGCTCAAACTTGAACTTTTGCCGGTATGTACGGGTTCTAGCTACCATACAACTGTGATATTCTATAATCAATGCCTTTTTTTAAGTGTTGTTGGCTAGGATGCATTGACACTCTCCCAAAGCCTCCGTGTCGTGTCTGACACGCAGTTAATAGGTGTCAAAAGATCCGACATGTGGTCACCTCTCCCAACATGCGAGTTTAGAATTTCGACACGCGATTTGATACATatgggtcaattttaaaaattttcaataaatgaggggtaaaaatgtaaatatataaaataataaaaaatcataaatggggaaagaaaaaaaaatggtcttcTTTTCTCTTATGACTCTTACTTCTGATGACTCatgatttttaatgtaaattccttctaggctctttttttaattgatttatttgtgaataatcataaaaaaaatgataatttatcgtatatatttaatatacaacgtgttagaattctttattttttataaatgatatgtCAGCGTATCATGTCGTATGTCACTTGTTGATATCAGTCCTACTTAGGCTGCTGAAATAGTCAACTCATTTATATGCTCCCTCCGTTttgaaaaaattagatttatataTTAGAGCTGTTTATTTGGAAATACGTTgggattttgttgattttcatttttcacttaatcaaattttgatcACTGTTTCCAAATGTCGTTGTCGGTGACAATGACAGCTAGCTAGCTTTTCGAAGTATGTGACAAAAGTCCACTAAAGAgtaggaaaaaggagaaaaatgttaGGTGATTTTGGTAGAATCCCATAAAAGTCAACTAACTTGATCTCCACTGCAGTATGCACGTATAGGCAACAAAGGATGCATAGTTAATTTTGGAGCTCGAAAGCTGAGAACATTGTAATCATTGGAACGGGCAAATGTCATTGCAGGAAATGATCGCCCAACTATGGCTTGGCCCACAAGGATGAAGATTGCTTTAGGTTCTGCAAGGGGGTTGGCATACCTGCATGAGGAATGTAAGTATGCTCTTTCAGACCTTACTCTTATGATAAATTTCACGGTTCATCTTTATAATATTCAACTCTTAGGTAATCCCAAAATCATTCACCGTGACATCAAGGCTGCTAATATTcttcttgaatccaattttgAGGCAAAGGTATGATGTGCAACTCTTGGATCATTATATGATGATATCGGTCATCTAGGTTGTTTATGGAATTCACTACCACATTATTTAGTTAGCTCCTTAAGCTGGTGATTTACTTCATATCTTGAAAAACTTTGTATCCCTCCAATGTCCTCTTATAAGCCGAAGCtaagagaaatggaaaaagtTCTATGGGCTGCAAAAGTTGTTTTCTTGATGAAATTATTTGGAGAACTAAAATAATAGGCTTTTCATCATGAAACTATTTTTGGAGTTATGGTGAACTTTTATTGCATAATCCAATATTGTAGTGTGAAGCTATTTGAATGTGAATTTAAAATCTCACATTCTAATTTCAGGTTGCAGATTTTGGACTCGCAAAGTTTGCTTCTGATACAGATACTCATGTATCCACTCGAGTGATGGGAACTTTTGGGTAAGACCATTTCTCTTGCATGTGGTTTGTCTAAATTGGTACTGACTGTtgtaaaacaaatcaagtgatTTGAACATAATAATaaacataacataaaaataaataggatACTGACTTTACGAGGTTGGGTTAACATAGAAATAAATAGAATATTGACTTTATGAGGTTGGGTTTGGTTTGATCGGCGAGACCTACACTCTATAGAGAGACTAGCAtagaatttcactataaaacaAGTGATATAATGGTAATTACAAATATActtgagtcactcaaacaccCTCTAGAAAACAATCTCTCATAATTCCTCATGAAACAATTTTTCAATCtcacaaaataatcataaatgtTACCATAAGATTTATTGGCTTCATGGCACTTGCAATTTTTTCAGGATGTAATTCACAAGCACGCTacataattgatttttatgGCCTAAAGTTCCTCTGCTCATTCTAGTGTGCTAAAGCTAAAACCCAccttatatatgtatatatgaatCCAAACTAGAAAACCCCTTTTGGCCAACTAAAAATAGGAAATCTACTCAGACTAAGAAATTTACTTAAATTTGGAAACTAACTTGgatcaaattttctttacaGGGACTAAAGTACaacccaagtgccaaaacttggcacggggacacttaagtgccaaaagtttcaaaaggtacacttaagtgtcaaaatcagaaCAAAATGGATCGCTTAAGTgacaatccggccaaaatcctgtcaaattgctgacgtggcaattttctaaCGAGGTGAGTGCAAAACAgatcgttttgcacgctgacgtggctaaaaaatacaaaaatgtcgTTTTGTCTCgatgtggtaaataattaatatagaaattaattaaattaaattaaaactaaaatttatttaaaatatttttaaaaataaaaaactttaaaataaaatataaaaataaaaaggggagAGGCCGAagggaggcggttgagggctgaGCCTTCACCGTCGCCGCCTTCCCACCACCGCCGAGAAGGGCCGGTgatggcgagggctcaaccctcaaccGCCTCCCTTCGCCCCccctttttaaagttttttttaatttttagttttttaattctttaaaatattttaaataaatttagttttaaatttaatttaattcttatattaattatttaccacgtagagacaaaatgacgtcatttttgcatttttttttagccacgttagcatgcaaaatgacgccgttttgcactcacCTCACCGGAAAATTACCTCGTCAgcaatttggtcggattttaGCCGGATTAGCACTTTAATAATCTGTTttacttcgattttggcacttaagtatatcttttgaaacttttaacacttaagtgtccctctaTGCCTAGTTTTGGTACTTGGGTTGTACTTTAGTCCTTTACGGGATTAAATTTGTAACTTATTCTCAACAATCTTCACTTTTGCTCGAGGTTTGAGCCAAATCACAATCACTTTGATGAAAACTGATCATTGCTACTCTCCCACAACCCCTCTTGGGCTCACCCATCACAAGAATATTTTGAGGCCAAGCCACGCTTGAACTTCATCATAACAGTGGACCTTATCAAGACACCAATTCTATCTGCTAGGGGTGAgcaaaagaaccaaaatgaaTCGAGAACTAGATCGAACCAATCAATTTTGGGAGGTTCTTAGTTCCTAAAATTTGAAACCGGTGAATATTAGTCCGATTCTCGATTCTAGGTGTGGACACACCCACCTGGACCGCCTGGATcgagttgattttttgaaattattattattccaGATTTCCAAAACCCAATTTACGTTCCTTTCTCACTCAAACTCAATCACACATGCTCATTGCTCACGCTTCTCACTCTCACTTCTCTCAATC
The nucleotide sequence above comes from Eucalyptus grandis isolate ANBG69807.140 chromosome 2, ASM1654582v1, whole genome shotgun sequence. Encoded proteins:
- the LOC104422940 gene encoding LOW QUALITY PROTEIN: proline-rich receptor-like protein kinase PERK15 (The sequence of the model RefSeq protein was modified relative to this genomic sequence to represent the inferred CDS: deleted 1 base in 1 codon) — translated: MLVSSRRAAVGCSCSCSSVSRNSPCVPQESPPPRSNDSTSPPLAPQPATVVPPPGYAPLSNSPTSPPLPSPTPLPAFPNGGLPPWKLALIAGTGIGGLIVLIGVCTFVIFHRRKRRRLELGSYPPHGPKGRALGLSQRTFTYEELKIATDGFSNLNLLGEGGFGYVHKGVLSSGKVVAIKQLKTGSRQGEREFQAEVEIISRIHHRHLVSLVGYCISGAHRILVYEFVPNSTLEFHLHGNDRPTMAWPTRMKIALGSARGLAYLHEECNPKIIHRDIKAANILLESNFEAKVADFGLAKFASDTDTHVSTRVMGTFGYLAPEYASSGNLTEKSDVFSFGVVLLELITGRRPLDRTQPFDEDSMVDWARPLLTQALEDGNFDAIVDPKLNKDYVNEEITRVIACAAACIRHSARHRPAMTQVVRALEGNFSLSDFNEGIMPGHGRVYNRCLNSDYDPSRDQEDSKNFRMMALESHEQATSEFSGQNSDDGLQPSSSSSKSQRITQETDLEHRGQQTTQEMDLRDMAEDDRHASGGS